The Oncorhynchus mykiss isolate Arlee chromosome 5, USDA_OmykA_1.1, whole genome shotgun sequence DNA window TGGATTAATCAAACCAaacgacagatttccacaggtctaatgtccattgctcatatttcttggccaagcaagtctcttcttctcattggtgtcctttagaggTGGTTTCGAAGTttgcaattcgaccatgaaggcctgattcactcagtctcctctcaacagttgatgttgagatgtgtctgttacttgaactctgtgaagcatttatttgggctgcaatctgaggtgcagttaattgccagtttcatcatggcgcttgatggtttttgcgacttcacttgaagaaatgttcaaagttctttagattttccgtattgactgaccttcatgtcttaaagtaatggtggactgtcattattcttagcttatttgagctgttcttgccgtaatattgacttggtcttttaccagatagggctatcttctgtgtacccctcctaccttgtcacaactgattggctcaaatgcattaagaaggaaagaaattccacaaatacatttttaacaaggaacacctgttatttgaaatacattccaggtgactacctcctgaagctggttgagagaatgccaagagtctgcgAAGCTGTATCCTCATACCCCCGCACACCTCATACCCCCGCACAtccactcggtactggtaccccttttGTATAGCAAAGTTATCCTtcattactcattgtgtttttattattacgtgttttacttttctaatattgctctattttctttctctctgcattgttgggaagggcccattagtgttagtccacacctgttgtttacaaagcatgtaacaaatacaatttcatttgctAGCTGCTCAACCAAAATATACAGTGAGGTATTGTGTTCAAGTAAACggaatacttttattttgaaacgtTTTTAGACCTGTTAAGGCCGCTTAATGCCACTAAAAGACGCTGATTTCACAGAGCTACCCTGCCCAGCTAGTTTTCTCGAACAGCCTGCCCTTCCCAGCGCCAGACTGTGACGTCACCTGCGAcgcatcctctctttctctcgtctgTCTGAAAGTTCTCCATCCACCCACCACTGCGGTATTGGCATAACTAAACACCAAATATAATCaaacgtttatatatatatatatatatatatatatatatacagtgataaTTAAAATCATATTGTACATGTTATAGAACAACATGTATTCACATTTGCTTTTATGCAAACACATTGCCAGTGTACTTACTAAACCATAGACAACCTCACAAAACACATTTGTCTCACTTGGAAAGTCAGTGTATTTGACATCTTTCAATGAAAATAATCTCTCTGGAAATAATCTACTTGAATCATTGGTTTGTGGAAATCACAATTAATTAGTGTGCTTGCTGAAGGAAAGACCACTCTACATTTATTATGCACAGTTCAGACACAGAACCTATGGCAAGTCAAACTGAATAAAAATTAAGAGCGGGCTGGCAAGGTTGAGAGTTATTCTTGACATGGGATTGGTTTCATCCAACCGCTCCTCAACACTGCAGGCTTCCTAGTTGGATTTGGGTCGAATTCAGGCATAGCAGTGAAATAACGAAAAAAGCAAATAAAGACGATTCACACACCTGTTCAGTGATGAAGTTAATGTTTTAAACAGTGAATATAATTGCTTTAATGTGTCTTGGCTAATGTAACGTGTCTTCAGATTTCATGACTCCCTTATACTAAGGAATTGTAGTCTCCTCATCCCTAAAATAAACCATGAGATATGTGAGAGAGCAATATTACTGTGCAACGTAGACATTCTATTTTCTCCCGCAAAACTATTTGTTTATTGATGTAGTGCCAATTGGCTATGAATGTTTCCACTTCTGTTGAGAAGTCTGTTTTTACCGTCAGTTGCTGGTTTCAAAGAGCACAAAAATGTCAAAAACCACGACCCTTTTAGCAATTTAACCTCCACAGAAACCATCTTAATATGCGTTACCATTTCTCCCCACAGTGGAAGAACTGCTCTCTAAACCTTTTAtcaaatataatttattttaatttgcaTGTATTCGCATAAACTGTAATGTTTTCAAagtcaaacaacaacacagtggtAGACATTTTAAATGCTACTGCTCTTTCACCATTTCAGCTACAAACATTGAAACAACtaacattttttttactttatacATTATAATTATTTCAATCATTTTTCATTATCATAACATAACCCACCAACAGTAATATTTACTCTTGAACTGTTAAAGCTAGAGACACTAAATTAACTTTCTGTTAAAGCTAGAGACACTAAATTAACTTTCTCATGTTATCAATCAAAACAATCTTTCCACCTATCTATACTTTTTGAACTATAACAATAAAAAATATGCATAAATTAACATGGTTTTAAATGAGAAACATAGTAATACAGTGGTAGCTATTCAAAACGGTCCTGCTCCTAAACCAATGAAGCTACAACAGCTTTAAAACATTCAGGCTATCCTAACGTCAAATTTCCTATAACCCTTTATGAACTATTTTGATTTGCATAAATTAGCATAACACTTCATGGATTCAATGCCAACCATAAGAACACAGTGGTAGACAATTTAAAAGCTACTGCTTTTTAACAATTTCAGCTACAAACATTAAAACAACTAACATTAGTATAAAATAACCACCAACACTAGTAGTAACTCTTGAACTGTTCAAGCTAGAGACACCGAACCAACTtcacatgttcaggctatcctattctatcaaataatcaaatcaaatctgccTACTTTTTCAACTATAACCAGTCAATATCATTGCTCCTGCAGTCACTATCACTACTATAACTTATTTCACAACCAAAAATACTTTAAGACAAGCTAgcaagcacacacattttctttaggaaatgtACTTTTCTAGTTCACAAGGAATTTACTTGAATCACCAGCAAATACACAAAACTCAAAGACAAAGGATTGtaaatatgacatattacattaAAGATTCCACTGTTATACTGCAAACAAATTCTTAATTGAGCGAACCAATTAATGAATTTCTACTTTTAGCTATAGAACATCAACataacataaaaatgttaaaattCGTATCTAACAGACAACTATCTCCACCTTCCTTGACTTCCTTCACATCTGGTTAATATTCTTTAGAACACACCATATTCCACTAGAGTAGAAGAAGAAAAATCACACAGTCAGATATTTTGTTCTCCTGGGTACCTTTTCATAAAAGCGTCTCAGAGTACGcctaggagtgctgatctaggatcagttttgtatTTTACATCACAATGAATAAGTCTGAGACGCTTTGCGAGTATAGACCCTCACCCTGGACCTGTGATTGGAAGTTACTACTCCTCCCTGACACTGTATTTGCACTGCTGATCTCGGTCCCAGTCTCAGGCGAGGCTGGCGttacctcctcctctttcctccccagCAGTCTGTTGAACAGCTTCTGGAAGTTCCCACTGAAGGCAGAGCTGGAGAAGTAGTACACGATGGGGTTCAGCACGCTGTTGAAGTAGGTGAAACACACAGAGGTGTAGAACGCCAAACTGGCCTCTTTGAAATAATGGCACTCGTTGTACCAGACCTTGAGGATCCACACAGCGATCCGAGACACTGTACTGGGGAAGAAGCAAATTATGAAGATGAGTGCCACGGCCATGACAAACTGCAGCGCACGTTTGATCTTCCCCCCGGTGTCGATCGTCTTGTTCTTCAGCTGCCAGGTGATGCAGACCGTGCAGAAGGTGACAATGGCGGTGGGCAAGAAGAACTGGGTCACGTATAAGGTGTTGTGCCACGTAGACAGCGGGCTGAAGCCCATGCAGATGTTGAAGCTCTCGCACTGTGTCTGGTTGTTGCGGTAGAATAAGTGTTTGTTGGTCAGCAGGTACCCGGATGCAGCGATGATCATCCCCCACAGGCCCAGAGACACCCACAGAGCATAATTCAGGCCCATCCGGTTGATCTTGTTCATGGGGTGAACGATCTTGAGGTAACGGTCGACAGCCACTGCAGTGAGGAAGAAGATGCCAGCGCCGCGGTTGGCCGTCAACATGAACAGCATAATCCGGCACATGGCATCACCATGGATCCAGTGCTCCCCGCGTCGGTAGTAGTCGGCTCTGAATGGAAGCCAGAACAGGACGATGGAGTCGGCAACGGCCAGCTGTGTGAGGTAGACAGAGTTGGGCTTCCAGGTGTCCATGTGGAAAATAAACATCCACAGAGCCACAACATTCCCCATCAGCCCAAACATGAACTCCAGCACCAGGATGGGAGGCAGGACATGGTCCAGGATGGGAGACTCAAAGGCGCAGCAGTCATCTTCTGTAGTAGTGAAGTTTGCCATGGGTCAAACGATATGCTTTTAACAGGAGAGACTGTCTGTGTGCTGCTTTGCTCCTCTCTGAAAATAGTCAATATTGATAGTGTTGTCTAGGCATCTCCTACATTTGACCGGGGATTTTATTGTTTGCAGTCATGCAAACGATCTTCCGGTGCCAACAATgtggagagagtgtgtgggtgtgcagTGTGTTATCTCTTATGGAGCTCTGTAGGCAGATGGCTCTGAGTGAGGACACCAACAGCCCAGGGATTATGGGGTGTAGGGTCCCAAAGACCCTCCCCATTATTGATTAAGGGGACCTTAAGATTCATATGCTTGTCTCACTATTGTACTGTTGCTATGTGTCTGTACTCTGACACTATACCTTGCACAAGCTATCTATTTTCATCTCTGCTGTTAAGCCCTTAACCTGCAGGCTGGGTGTGAGTCAGACCGAAACTAGATAGAAGTAACAAGTGTCTCATTTTGATCTTGTGTAAAGTGGTCAATGCTAATGAATTAAGAAAATGTACTGTACTAGGTTACCTCAGCTTATTGCAGCACATATACACTGAAGTAGATGATCACACCATCAGGGAAGTGATCAAAGTATATAATTAGCTGCACCCTTTGGTTGGTTGCAGAACTTACTGTGAAACATGCATGCTGTGCTTCCATTGTTAACTTCtctctgcaattgcattaatgaAGGTTTGATTTATTTTTTCTGACTGCTGAGTTCACCAATAAGCCAATGATTGACACGGAACAAGGAACCTACCCCAACAGGGGTCATTATAAAACTATTATGCTGGTGGAAAGATCATACTCGTGGGTACATAAGGGAGCGCAAGGGTTTCCAGAATACAGTTAACTTAAAGGTCACGACACCTGGTGTGGTTCAGGAGGCACAAATTGGAAGAAAATGTGCCTAACGAAGCAGTTTTAAAGGGAGGTCATCTCGGACTCTTATCTATTCTTTATCATTGTGCTAGGAGAGTCGCTGGTTTGAGGGAAACACCTGCCATCTTTTACATCCTGAGATGCCAGTGAGCCTTATCCAAAAGTTAGACAAATAGATCCTGGTAGATGTGATTTCAAATCCTTTCAGAAAATGTTAACTACCTGATTATGTGCAGCCCAATTTCCTATAATAATATCACCATAATGCATATTTCCAAGCATGTCACTGTGTTCCATTGGCCCCGTCCCTTTCCCACAGAATATAAATACCTTGAATGGGTCTCATTAAATTAAATAATACAATGGCAGTATGAACATACATTGTAGACAGTACAGTGAGATGTACTTACAGAGTGGGATGATGAAGAGAGAGGTCTGAAAGAAGGACTAAAGAATGAGCAAGTGAATGAGCGACATTTATTACCCTAAAATTTTGCTGAGTGAAAAGCGTTTGGGAAGGAATCACATCAGACCAGACCTTTGGcgactgagagagacaggcagcagcTATCAAGAACTGAAAAATGCCAAAAGGGAGTGGCCAAGTCCACAGTTTCTATACAGTAAATAAAATAGATATAAAACGACTCCTTTTTAATGTTAATGTGTACATTTGGCCAGGTTGTTGTTACATGTTGCATCCATTTTCAGTAAAAGTGCACGTCGGGTCTTCACTTCTTGACTTCTCCAAGATCTTCAATGCTGTCGTCATCCACCTACAATGGAAAGACAGATGGTTAGTGTGtgtaattttatatatatatatatatctcattcAGGTTCACACAGACTACTCGTCTATTTCCTGTAACTAACTTTTTACAGCCATATATGTGGCGTTGCAGAGTAAACACAGCCGTCTTACCTCAGGCCACTTTTCCTGAATGACATCGATGATGTCATCTGTAAAATCTCCCTGAATGATGATTTCATCCTCCGCCGTCACCGAGGCGCCGCAGGAGAACTTCTGGGCAAAGAATCTCTGAGCCTCTTTAAGGTCAATGTCTGCAGGGAGGAAGTCCACAGTCACAAGCAAGAAAAACAACAAGGTTACGGGTCTGTCCACGTCTTTAACAAGGTGTTTACAGTAACAGGATGTGACAGTCAGTCTTACCAAAGGTGTTCATTCCACAGACTCGGGTGACATATTTCTTCTTGGCACGGGGGATTTTAGCTATCGTTATTTTCTGAGGGACAGTCTTCTTTTTCTGTTTGATCTGTCCTCTGCCACCTAGACAGAGTCAGCACAGACGGGTTAGAACAGGGTTCTCCAATGCCAGTCCTCAGACACCCCCTAGCAGTTGCAAGTGCTTGTTCTACTACTGCACTAAGACCTGATTCAACCAATGAACCCCAGTGATTTAGTCTGGAATAGAGCAAATCATATaacaatgttatttgtcacaggtGCCGAATACAAGAGGTGTAGACCTTATTGTGAAatactaaccaacaatgcagttcaagaaatggagttatgaaaatatttagtaaataaactgaagtaaaaaacacaaagagtaacaataaaataacgcGGCTATATAAAAGTGGGTACCGGTAtctcaatgtgcaggggtacaggttagttgagataatttgtatatgtaggtaggggtagtgactatgcatagataataaatgcgagtagcagtagtgtaaaaacaCTGGGTAAAAATAAACACTATGTAAATAgcccgggtggccatttgattaattgttcagcagtcttacggcctgggggtagaagctgtggaAAAGCCTTAGgattggcgctccggtacagcatgccgtgcggtagcagagagaacagtctatgacctgggTGACTGGGTCTTCCACTGActacctagtatataggtcctggatggcaggaggcatggccccagtgatgtattggaccgcacacactaccctctgtagcatcttacagtcagatgcctagcagttgccataccaggcagtgacgcaaccaatgctttcaatggtgcaggtgtagaactttgaggatctggggactcatgccaaatcttttcaggctcctgagggggaaaaggtgttgccgtgccctcttcatgattgtcttggtgtgtttggaccatgagcttgttggtgatgtggacaccaaagaatttgaagctctcaacctgctcctctacagccctgttgatgtgaatgtggcgtgttcggccctccttttcctgtagtccatgatcagctcctttgtcttgctcatgttgagggagaggttgttgtcctggcacgccactgccaggtctctgacctcctccctataggctgtatcATCGTTGGcggttatcaggcctaccactgttgtgtagtcagcaaacttggtgttggagtcgtgcttgaactgggagtacaggatgggactaagcacgcacccctgatggctccccgtgttgaggatcagcatgacatgtgttgttgtctacccttaccacctgggggcggcaacgtcaggaagtccaggatccagttgcagagggaggatgagggaggattttagtcccatggtcctttcttagtgatgagctttgtgggcactgtggtgttgaacattgagctgtagtcaatgaaaagcattatCACATagatgttcattttgtccagttgggaaagggcagtgtggagtgtgattgcgtcatctgtggatctgttagggcggtatacGAATTGGCTGTAGGGTTTCcgggatggtgttgatgtgagccatgaccagcatttcaaagcactaCGGCGGTAGTCAGTTAGGTGACCTTCgcattcttgggcacaaggactatggctgtctgcttgaaacatgtaggtattacagattcGATCAGGGAGagcttgaaaatgtcagtgaagacacttgccagttggtccgcgcatgctctgagtacatgtcctggtaatctgtctggattaccccgcggccttgtgaatgttgacctgtttaaaaggtcttgctcacatcggctatggaaagcgtaatcacacagtcgtctggaacagctggtactTTCATGCATGATTCAGTGTTACTTGCCGGAAAACGAGAAtaaaaaaggcatttagctcatctggtaaaCTCGCGTTGCTGAGAAGCTCatatctgggtttccctttgtagaccGTAATAGTTTAcaaaccctgccacatctgacaagcatcagagccagtgtagtaagattcaatcttagtcctgaattgacactttgcctgtttgatgtttcACCTGAGGGCATAATGGGATTTCTTAttagcatccggattagtgtcccactccttgaaagtggcagctctagcctttagctcggtgcagatgttgcctgtaatccatggcttctggttgggatacgtacgtacggtcactgtgtaGACAACATCGTCactgcacttattgataaagccggtgactgaggtggtatacccCTCAATGCCACTGGATGAATcccaggaacatattccagtctgtgttagcaaaacagttctgtcgcgtagcatccgcgtcttctgaccacttccatattgtgagtgtcactggtacttcctgctttagtttttgcttgaaaGCAGGAGAATAtaattatgatcagatttgccaaatggagagagagctttgtacgcgtctctgtgtctGCAGTAAAGGTACCTAGTTTTTCCCCCCTCTGGTtccacatgtaacatgctggtagaaatgaggtaaaactgatttaagtttccctgcattaaagttcctGGCCACTAGAAGcactgcttctggatgagcattttcttgtttgcttatggccttatacagctcgttgagtgcggtcttagtgccagcatcagtttgtggtggtaaatagatggccaCGAAAAATATAAACTCTCGGTAGATAGAGTGGTCTACAGCTCATCattgaggtattctacctcaagCGAGCaatagacattgcgcaccagctgttgacAAAATAGACACaccccaccccttgtcttaccagatgtagctgttctgtcctgccgatgcacagaAAATATACAATTGGCTGGGTTATccgtgttgtcgttcagccacgactcagtgaaacataagatattacagtttaatGTCCCGTTGCTCGGATAGTCTCGAACGAAGATCATCCTGTTTATTCTCCAGTAATTTCACGTTGGATAATAGAACGAATGGTAGAGGTGGGTTACCCACTCTccgacaaattctcacaaggctGGGGGGTCCCTGAAGGTTGTGCTGGGATACACTGGTTTAGGATTTGAGGAAGGATGCATTCAAGAAATCAACATGAAGAAGAACTCAGACctctcttctgcttcttcttttCATCCTCCTCTCCAACAAGGGGCACCTCTACACCACCAGTGTCCTGCTTGGAAGCATTTCCTACCGGACCAGTAAGGCAtaagaaaaaaagtgtttttaatAAGACATCATTCATTATTGCCCACCTCCAGAGTATTATTGCCCATCTTCCTGataggaaacagagagagaaagaaagaatgagagacTGTCTGATGAAACTCACCTACACTCATCCTGGCAAACACATCTGGGAAGTTCTTCTCCAGCCACTGCCTGCATTTGGATGGCTCAGGCATGTACTCACAGTACTCTGTTGGCAAGGAGCACACTGGAAAACCAACAGAGGTGTTAGACCTTGACAATCATGTGATACCACAAATCAATGTTTTAGGAATTGGTCATGAGCATGCATAGATCactagaatagggtgccattttggaaaaTGCCCAGTAGTTCTTACCGCCACAATACTGGACTTTCTTTGGGCACTTTGTGTCTGGGTCAGCACTCCCATGATGGCCTCCTTTGTTTTCTGGTGAACACGTCTCTGCATTCTCAGTACTAGCCATTATAGATTATCTGAACACAGAGGGAAAAAAGGTTAATTGGATAAAGTATACCTTCAAATTGAACAAAAAGTGAGAATCAGCCTTTCACCAGACAACTTGGATCCTGGACCCTCGACAATGGATTGGTCTGAGGACAGCAagcttacattgtcaaagcactAAAAACAGATCCTTGTCATGGCCTGCCATGTCACAGTGAACATGGACTGCCACTTTAATCAATGCATAACACCTAACTCACCATGAAAACTGTTGCAATATATTTGACTGATGATGCTACTCCTGCTGCTATTGTAGTTACTTTGCactcaatacatttttatttatttgacctttatttaactaggcaagtcagttaagaacaaattcttattttcaatgacagcctaggaacagtgggttaactgccttgttcaggggcagaacgacagctttttaccttgtcagctcagggattcgatcttgcaacctttcggttaatggcccaacactctaaccactaagctacccttGCGCCCCAAATGAGTCAACAACCCCATCTTCAGCTAAGATACGTGAGGTCTAACCCATTCATAGACGCTAACTACCTGTAgcgcagtgtttcccctatattaattTATCAGCTGCTACGCCAAACAATAGGATGACAATTTTCCCAATATTTTGGGGGAAATTATATTTTCGGGATGGTAAAACATTCAGTGTGAACTTAAATAACTAAAACAAGATATAAAGTACGTAGAAAAGATCATGGAGATACATTTTTTCATAAGAtctgagaactaacaatcaccatAATAAACTAGACAGTCAATCTAAAATTCCATAAATGTCATGGcagcccccattgattttgtcatgtttgagtcactcagcaTAAGAACATGGCAAGAagctatggcaaaatgtgtagaattgcaggaaaacgGCAAATTCTCCCTCAGCCCAATGGCAACATTTCTGGAAATTAGCTTCAAAACTAAAATCTTCTTAGCTGGTTTTTAGAAACATATAGAACATATCTGCAAGAACTGTTctcgcaaaaaaaaaaataataaaaaaataataattatatatatatatatatatatatatatatatatatatatatatatatatatatattacatttctACACACCATTTCAGAGTTCCCACATGGCCAGATTTCCATTTTAGAGCGCTTATTTACAGAAAACGGATGTTAGACGTAAAGTGAAATGTGACCCTCAATATCAAATAAACGTCTGAATCCAACTTCTGTCAGAACCGCACCACCTGTAGTGTAGACAGTGGTAGATTTTGTGGTAGGAAGTATCAACTGAAATGCGGTGTCTAatgtcagtacagatgcatcaaatctgggaccaaggccatcagacagccatcactagccagcctccacccagtaccctgcccttaaatcactgtcactagccgactaccacccggttactcaaccctacaccttagaggctgctggcCTATGTACATAGACACTGGTGAATTTAATAATGTCTGCAtactgttttattaatttcatatgtatatagtgtattctagtcaatgccatcctagccatctatacacacacaccccattctGTCCTACGTATTCTACAGACACTAAATAgtctatccacatactgtccatgACTATGTTTACacatcccatcacacacacatacatacacacactccggactccgacattgcttgtcctaatatttaaatatttcttaattccatgaGTTTACTTTAGATATGtgtgcattgttagatattactgcactgctagagctaggaacacaagcatttcggaacacaagcatttcgctacaccagcaATAATATCTGcgaaatatgtgtatgcgaccaataacatttgatttgatgctgtTCGGACAAAGGTTGGATTCAGACGTTTATTTGATAGCGAGGAACACATTTCACATATGGTAAATAGAGATTATACATATGCCCTTGTTGACTGGAAATGTTATGGTGATGCTAGCTTTATCGTGGTAAGGTTTTTTTTTTTCCGACGCCAGCCTCCAAAAAGATGGACCACTCAGCGAGTCCAACCAATACACAGACTCCCGATGTTGTGTTCCAAAGCTAGAGGGCTATATGTTTCTACAACCGTACCGCAATTGAGAATCGAGTCACGTTTTAATAGAGTATTTGTCTGTTTTGGCTGCCAGAGCCAATTCACCTctaaacagaacatgtaaggtcCTTGGACTATAAGGAGCAACGTTAGTTTCCTTTAGTCAATTATTGGGCAACGTGAGGTCCTAAGCAGGGATATTTGGCACGTCATAGCTTGGTCTTACCTAGTTAACATGCGGGGGAGCAATATATAGCTTGACAACAAAGATGATGATTGTTATTCATTCACAAATAGGTAGAATTGTATGACAGCTTTCCTTACAGCTGCTGTTAAAACTCAAAATCAGGCTGTCAGACATAATTAGCCAGCTACCATTAGCTTGCTAACTTGCATGCTGCCTATGTTGGTGCCTTTACCAGATACAATTAGGATATATCCAAGTTAGATAAGCAAAAGTCGTGGTAATATGGCGATGGACGAGCTAGCTAAATTCAACAGCtggccagccagctagctagataCTATTTTTGACAACTGGTTCCTTGGCTGAGACTTCATTCACAGCTAGTTAGCTATATATGCTAACTAACGGCGCAACTAACGTTAGATGGCACATTAGCATCACCTccaagtcaatcaatcaatcaatcaatcaatggaaAGACAACAACATGATACATACCCCTCGAAAACAACCTTAATATTGTTGACTGATCAACAAAACAAGCATTATTAAGTAAAGTTGAAACAGATTAATGCTCAGTTATAACAGCTTGAGCACACCTACTGCCTGATTTAGCTAGGGGTCCTGTCAATGCCTATTGGAACGCACGCTCGGCAAAGAAATAACAGGTGTTCACTTAGTGcctgtattattatttatataaaaATTAACCATTTGTCAACGATATATAAATAAATTGCATTTTATAACAACATTCCGATCTATTGgaaaataaagtaaaatatatCTTATATAGAACTCCTAATATGATTTTATTTTGACGTTATACGATAGGCATTCACGTGTGTGCCTTGACATCCACTCCTCCGCGGCCATCACAACAAGTGATTTGAAAATGTGCAAACGTTCAACAGGAATTTAATGCTAGGCTAGCTGGATATTTCCATTTCCAAATTAACATAGTGTGAGATAATTGTGGAGTAATCCATTTTATTTGATTATGCTCTGCATTTTGTTGTCAAATTATTTATGTAAATGGTTCCATGATTTAATAGCAGACAATGATCATGAGATGCCCATCTAAATCTGTTGAACGTTAGCGTAGTTAGCTAGCGTTAAGGTTAATCAGAACTGTAACAGTACAAGTTACAAAAACCGCCA harbors:
- the LOC110523844 gene encoding hydroxycarboxylic acid receptor 2-like translates to MANFTTTEDDCCAFESPILDHVLPPILVLEFMFGLMGNVVALWMFIFHMDTWKPNSVYLTQLAVADSIVLFWLPFRADYYRRGEHWIHGDAMCRIMLFMLTANRGAGIFFLTAVAVDRYLKIVHPMNKINRMGLNYALWVSLGLWGMIIAASGYLLTNKHLFYRNNQTQCESFNICMGFSPLSTWHNTLYVTQFFLPTAIVTFCTVCITWQLKNKTIDTGGKIKRALQFVMAVALIFIICFFPSTVSRIAVWILKVWYNECHYFKEASLAFYTSVCFTYFNSVLNPIVYYFSSSAFSGNFQKLFNRLLGRKEEEVTPASPETGTEISSANTVSGRSSNFQSQVQGEGLYSQSVSDLFIVM
- the LOC110523845 gene encoding density-regulated protein isoform X1; translated protein: MASTENAETCSPENKGGHHGSADPDTKCPKKVQYCGVCSLPTEYCEYMPEPSKCRQWLEKNFPDVFARMSVGPVGNASKQDTGGVEVPLVGEEDEKKKQKRGGRGQIKQKKKTVPQKITIAKIPRAKKKYVTRVCGMNTFDIDLKEAQRFFAQKFSCGASVTAEDEIIIQGDFTDDIIDVIQEKWPEVDDDSIEDLGEVKK
- the LOC110523845 gene encoding density-regulated protein isoform X2 — encoded protein: MASTENAETCSPENKGGHHGSADPDTKCPKKVQYCGVCSLPTEYCEYMPEPSKCRQWLEKNFPDVFARMSVGNASKQDTGGVEVPLVGEEDEKKKQKRGGRGQIKQKKKTVPQKITIAKIPRAKKKYVTRVCGMNTFDIDLKEAQRFFAQKFSCGASVTAEDEIIIQGDFTDDIIDVIQEKWPEVDDDSIEDLGEVKK